The region TCGCGGTGGTGGCCGGCGCCCTGCTTGGGCACGGCGCCGATCTGTCCGATTCGACCTGGTTCGCCGACGAACAAGCCAGGGTGCACGCGGAGGTGAACCGGGTGTGGCCGCGGCGGTTGGGCACCACGCCGTCGGGTATGGCGCGCGCGCTCACTGCGCGGGCATCGGGTGTGCGTTACCGGTGGCGGCCGTTCCGCGGGCGCCGCGATGCGCTGTCCGACGTCCAGCGTGCGGTGGCCGCGGGTCGGCCGGTGGCGATGTTGATCGGCCGCGTCGTCCCGCGGCACTGGGTGCTGATCGTCGCGGCGACCGAGCGACGGTGGCAGTGCTACGAACCGTCGTCGGGGCAGGTGCGCACCGTGGCCGTCGACGCGGTCCGGCGCGCACGGCTGACCGGACTGGGCTATCCCCGGCCGTTCGCGTTCGTGCTGCCGAACGCCTCAACCCGCTCGGCGACTAGCTGATCGGCGGCCGCATCCGACTGTTTCAGCCCGGCGACCACCCCGGCGCGGTTGCGCTCGGGTTGGTTCTGCGACATCTTCGCCTTGCCTTCGACCTTCGAAATCACAAGCTCGACACCGACGATCGCGCGCAACTGTGCGCGGGTGAAGCTCTCCGGCGCATCGGTCACCCGCCACGGTTCGGCGCGGCTTCCTTCATGCCGGTCGGTCAGCCGGGTCACCAGGTTCAGCACCCAGTCCGGATCGTCGTGCGCCACCAGCCTGCCGTGGACAGTGAGCACCTCGTAGTTCCACGTCGGCACCACCTTGCCCGTCTCGGATTTGGTGGCGTAGAAGCTGGGCGAGATGTATGCCTCTGGGCCGGAGAAGATGGCCACCGATTCACCGTCCTCGGCCTGCCAGTGCGGGTTGGCCCGCGACACGTGTCCGATCAGCGAGTGCCCGTCGTAGATCATCGGCAGCGGCGTGACCAGCAGCCCCGACGCGTCGTGCGTGACCAACTGAGCAAAGCCGGCCTGCGCGAGCGCGGCCGCCGTCTCTTGGTCGGAGAGCGCGAACTGGCGAGGGATGTACATGGCGCTTCAGCCTAGAACGGCGCCTGCCCACGCCATGTGTCCTTGGAAGCCGAGCATCGTCGCCCTGGCGCGATAGCGCTCCGTGAAGTCGTGGTAGCTGGTCTCGTCGCCCCGTGCCTGCGCAAGCGACGCCCGCATGCGCAACAGGGGCAGTTCGTTGAGGACGAATTCTGGCTCGGTCGGTGCAGCCGCAAGTTCGTCGATGGTCGCCTGCGCCTCCTGCATGTCGCCGTCGGCGCCGCGGCGCAGCAACGCCTCTGCCAAGACCGTCGCGGCACAACCGCGATAAACCATTTCACCCGACCGTAATTCGTTGCCTATGACGGTTCGCGACAACTCGATCGCACCGTCGAGGTCACCGCTGCGGACCTTCTCGCTGGCAATCAGGATGTCGAAAGTCCATGCCGCGCAGACAGTCAGCCGTTCCTGGCGCACGACATCGCGGACCATCTCGCACAATTCGAAACCGCGTTTGCGCTCGGCCGGATCCCCCAGTGCGACGAGGGCATACCCGCGAGCCATCTGGGCGTTGGCCAGTGTGAAATCGTCGCCGGAGCGCTCGGCCAACTCCAACACCTCGGCGGTGTCGCGCAACATGGTCGCATCGGGCAGCATCACGCCGTTCGGGATGGTGATGGCTTTGAACATGACCGTGAAGACGCGCGAGAAAGGGTCGAATCCGCGAGCCATCTCTATCGCGGTGTCGAAGTCCTCCATCCAGCCTGTGCGCCCGAGGCTGGATGCCGCGGCGCCGCGACATCCGATCGCCATCGCCAACGGCGAACCGACGACCAGGTTGCCTTTGGTGGGATCGCCGTTGGCCAAGTCGATGACACGTTGCGCCAATCGAAAAGCTTCGGCCATTTCGCCTGCCTGCCACTTGGCGATGGTCGCTGCGTGCAGAAGCCCAACTATCAATTCTGAGTCGCCGATCGATTCGAGAAGGTCGACGTATTCCGATGCCAGCCGTGATGCCTCCCGTAGCTCGGCGTGGAAGGTCAGGGTCATCAGCAGTCCGGACATCCCCGTGACGAGGGCTCGTTTGTCGCCCGCGGCGGTGGCGAGTTCGCGAAGCTCATCGAACCCGGTGTCGGCGACGCTGCCGCCGACCCGCCAGGCACTGGCGCACAACAAGGTGCGTGGTGCGATCCGCATCGACATCCGGTCCGGATCGTCTTGCGGCAACTGGTCGGCAACCGCGCGCGCCCGCTGCCAGCTCCCTCGAGCCGCGGCGATGTCGCGGTAGGTCAACCATGCCGCGGCACGCATGTGCCAATGAAAGGCCGCTCGCAGATCCCCTGCGGCTTCCAGATGGGTGGCAATCAGGGCGGCATTCGCGTCGGCCGCTGCGGGGTCGCGCTGTTCGATCACGCTCGCCACCCGCTGATGCAGCTGCGAGCGTGCCGATTTGAGTTGGGACTCATAAGCCACCGCACGGATCAGCGGATGCAGAAATGCGTATTCGCCGTCGGCCGCCGGTACCGGTTCGACGATCTCGGCATTGACCAGGTCATCCAGGTCGGTCGACCCAATGGTTTCGGTGAGCAGGTCGGCGCCGAATCGGGACCCGACCACCGCCGCGACGTTCAGGGTGCGCTTAGGCGCTGCGCCGAGGCGATCGATGCGTGCGGCGATGGTGGCCTGAACGGTGGCGGGCACAGTGACCTCGGCGGAGTCGACACGGCACAGGTATGCGCCTCGGTCACCGGTGAGGACTGCTCGCTCGGCCAGATCGCGCACGATCTCCTCGGCGAAGAACGGATTGCCGCCGGCCCGTTCGACGATTCGTGCAGACAGCTCGGCCACGGACGGGTCTGACCCCAGTAGCTCTTTCACCAAAGCTGACGTTTGTGAGTCATCCAGTGGGACAAGCGGGATGGTCGTGGAGCCGACCAGTGTGCCCCGGTATTCGGGGCGATAGGTGACTAGCACCACCGACTGGCTCGCACGAAGCACGGAGACGAGTTCGGCGACCATCGATTCGCTGACCTCGTCGATCCAGTGCGCGTCCTCGACCACATACAGGCAAGGGGTGGTGCGCGCCTGTGTGGCGGTCGTGAGCAATCGCCCAAGTCGCCGACGCCGGGCATCAGGGTCCATCTGAGGTGGGGCCATTTCGACGTCGCGGATGCCGAGCAGGTCATCGAGCAGTTGCAGGTCCTCCGGCCCCTCCTCCTGCAGTCGGGCCCGCAATCGCTGTCGTGCAGCATCGGCCGGGAGGTTCTCCACGCCGAAGACGCTGCGCAGCAGTCCTGCCATCGGATGGAAGGCGATCTGCTGAGCGTGCGCGTGACAGGTGGTGCAAAACGCTTCGAAACCTCGGCTGGTAGCCATTGCGACGGTCTCGCGGGCTATCCGACTTTTCCCGATACCCGGCGGCCCTACCAGGCCCACCACGCAACCGGTACCGAGGACCGCCTGATCCAAGATCGCCGCCAGCGAGCAGATCTCCCGTTCGCGACCGACGAGCCCCGCTTCGTGTCGACCGACCGGCTCCCGCTGCATCGCTGTGCCCAACAGTCGACGCACGAGCACCGGACGGTCCGACCCCTTGATGGGAACGAACTCCGGTTCAGCCAATGCCATCGAGTCTTGAACCAGCCGGGCTGCGGAAGCGCTCAGGACTACCCCGCCCGGTGGGGCGACCGACTCCATCCGCTGCGCCATCCCGACCTGTTCACCAATGGCGGTGTAACCGAATGAGCCAGACCCCAGGTCGCCGGCGATCACCCGACCCGAATTCAGGCCCATCCGCATCCGCAGCGCGATGCGGTCACGACTCTCGAACCCAATGGCGAGGCGCCCTACTTCCTGCTGGATCTCCAAGGCGGCCAAACAGGCGCGAAAAGCGTGATCTTCCAACGCGATCGGCGCCCCGAAGAACGCCATGATGCCGTCACCCGTGAACTGCGCGACGGTTCCGCCGTACCGCCGCACCACCACGGCGCAGCAGTCAGCAAGTTCAGTCATGATCTCGCGAAGCCGCTCGGCGCCGACAGCAGCGGCGATGTCCATCGAGCGGACGACGTCGGCAAAGAGCACCGTGACCTGCTTGTACTCCGCGGCCGTGCGGCTGACCGAAGTCGGGGCA is a window of Mycobacterium sp. 3519A DNA encoding:
- a CDS encoding adenylate/guanylate cyclase domain-containing protein; this translates as MAVGGLTCGTCGTELRGTARFCDECGAPTSVSRTAAEYKQVTVLFADVVRSMDIAAAVGAERLREIMTELADCCAVVVRRYGGTVAQFTGDGIMAFFGAPIALEDHAFRACLAALEIQQEVGRLAIGFESRDRIALRMRMGLNSGRVIAGDLGSGSFGYTAIGEQVGMAQRMESVAPPGGVVLSASAARLVQDSMALAEPEFVPIKGSDRPVLVRRLLGTAMQREPVGRHEAGLVGREREICSLAAILDQAVLGTGCVVGLVGPPGIGKSRIARETVAMATSRGFEAFCTTCHAHAQQIAFHPMAGLLRSVFGVENLPADAARQRLRARLQEEGPEDLQLLDDLLGIRDVEMAPPQMDPDARRRRLGRLLTTATQARTTPCLYVVEDAHWIDEVSESMVAELVSVLRASQSVVLVTYRPEYRGTLVGSTTIPLVPLDDSQTSALVKELLGSDPSVAELSARIVERAGGNPFFAEEIVRDLAERAVLTGDRGAYLCRVDSAEVTVPATVQATIAARIDRLGAAPKRTLNVAAVVGSRFGADLLTETIGSTDLDDLVNAEIVEPVPAADGEYAFLHPLIRAVAYESQLKSARSQLHQRVASVIEQRDPAAADANAALIATHLEAAGDLRAAFHWHMRAAAWLTYRDIAAARGSWQRARAVADQLPQDDPDRMSMRIAPRTLLCASAWRVGGSVADTGFDELRELATAAGDKRALVTGMSGLLMTLTFHAELREASRLASEYVDLLESIGDSELIVGLLHAATIAKWQAGEMAEAFRLAQRVIDLANGDPTKGNLVVGSPLAMAIGCRGAAASSLGRTGWMEDFDTAIEMARGFDPFSRVFTVMFKAITIPNGVMLPDATMLRDTAEVLELAERSGDDFTLANAQMARGYALVALGDPAERKRGFELCEMVRDVVRQERLTVCAAWTFDILIASEKVRSGDLDGAIELSRTVIGNELRSGEMVYRGCAATVLAEALLRRGADGDMQEAQATIDELAAAPTEPEFVLNELPLLRMRASLAQARGDETSYHDFTERYRARATMLGFQGHMAWAGAVLG
- a CDS encoding FMN-binding negative transcriptional regulator, translated to MYIPRQFALSDQETAAALAQAGFAQLVTHDASGLLVTPLPMIYDGHSLIGHVSRANPHWQAEDGESVAIFSGPEAYISPSFYATKSETGKVVPTWNYEVLTVHGRLVAHDDPDWVLNLVTRLTDRHEGSRAEPWRVTDAPESFTRAQLRAIVGVELVISKVEGKAKMSQNQPERNRAGVVAGLKQSDAAADQLVAERVEAFGSTNANGRG